In the genome of Ancylomarina subtilis, one region contains:
- a CDS encoding C-GCAxxG-C-C family protein, whose protein sequence is MKEIEEKAIHSFYNGMNCAQSVLTAYAEHLNFDPGFALSIASGFGGGMGKLQKTCGAVTGSFMALGIYNSQKHFENIEARNATNEMIQKFSVDFKALHGSLDCKALLDCDFKTEEGENRFKDMDLKKNVCSTCISDSIKMVESLIGEK, encoded by the coding sequence ATGAAAGAAATTGAAGAAAAAGCCATACACTCGTTTTATAATGGGATGAATTGTGCGCAATCCGTATTGACAGCATATGCCGAACACTTAAATTTTGATCCAGGTTTTGCATTATCTATTGCAAGTGGTTTTGGTGGCGGTATGGGCAAGCTTCAGAAAACTTGTGGTGCTGTTACCGGATCATTTATGGCTTTGGGCATTTACAACAGCCAGAAGCATTTTGAAAATATAGAAGCCAGAAATGCTACCAATGAGATGATTCAAAAATTTTCAGTCGATTTCAAAGCGCTTCATGGTTCTTTGGATTGTAAGGCACTTTTAGATTGTGATTTTAAGACTGAAGAGGGCGAAAACCGATTCAAGGATATGGATTTGAAGAAAAATGTATGTTCTACCTGTATTTCAGATTCCATTAAGATGGTAGAATCACTAATAGGTGAAAAATAA
- a CDS encoding glutamate synthase-related protein — MSVPKRAGKKPIVVELQKGEEHYFCACGESKGQPFCDGSHRTTDFKPIAFTAKESGEAYLCMCKQSKNLPYCDGTHKTLEEVEIKSKIPEASYIEPTKEEPSLAHIKALARDGLSKMGSHGEVDAMGVPGPSLPQWKDIQILVAQLATKPLMEDVPVGTELVIGPNAKKPLRLAIPLFVSDMSFGALSEEAKIALSKGAELAGTGICSGEGGMQDEEQHANSHYFYEYASAKFGFEWDKLKRVQAFHFKGGQGAKTGTGGHLPANKVVGKIAQVRNLKEGTPAVSPPTFEDLHTVEDFKNFANKVREVTGGIPIGFKLSANHIEEDIQFALDASADYIILDGRGGGTGAAPLIFRNNISVPTIPALARARKYLDQRNKKDVTLIVTGGLRVPDDFIKAMALGADGIALANSAIQSIGCVAARMCHTNNCPAGVATQNPELRKLINVDKSAQQLFNFFTASTQLMKVMARACGHHHLNQFNENDITTWKKEMADLTGIKYGGIR, encoded by the coding sequence ATGAGTGTACCCAAGAGAGCAGGCAAAAAACCTATTGTTGTTGAATTACAGAAAGGTGAAGAACATTATTTTTGTGCGTGTGGTGAATCTAAGGGACAACCCTTTTGTGATGGTTCACATCGAACAACCGATTTTAAACCTATAGCATTTACAGCTAAAGAATCAGGTGAAGCTTATTTGTGTATGTGTAAACAAAGCAAAAATTTGCCTTACTGCGATGGAACGCACAAGACATTAGAGGAGGTGGAGATAAAATCTAAAATTCCTGAAGCTTCATATATTGAACCGACAAAAGAGGAACCAAGTTTAGCTCATATTAAAGCATTGGCTAGAGATGGTTTGTCGAAAATGGGATCTCATGGTGAAGTCGATGCAATGGGGGTCCCCGGTCCCAGTTTACCTCAATGGAAAGATATTCAAATCCTGGTGGCTCAACTTGCAACAAAACCACTGATGGAGGATGTTCCTGTGGGAACAGAACTTGTTATAGGTCCTAATGCGAAAAAACCTTTGCGTTTAGCAATCCCCCTTTTTGTTTCTGATATGAGCTTTGGAGCTTTGTCTGAAGAAGCTAAAATTGCATTGTCCAAAGGAGCCGAATTAGCAGGGACAGGAATTTGTTCAGGTGAGGGTGGTATGCAGGATGAAGAGCAGCATGCAAACAGCCATTATTTTTATGAATACGCTTCGGCTAAGTTTGGTTTTGAATGGGATAAATTAAAGCGTGTACAAGCCTTTCATTTTAAAGGAGGGCAAGGCGCCAAAACTGGAACGGGTGGACATTTGCCAGCCAATAAAGTAGTAGGGAAGATTGCCCAGGTTAGAAATTTGAAAGAAGGCACTCCTGCTGTTTCACCTCCAACATTTGAAGATCTGCATACGGTTGAAGATTTTAAGAATTTTGCGAATAAGGTTAGAGAGGTAACGGGTGGTATTCCAATAGGTTTTAAGTTGTCAGCCAATCACATCGAAGAGGATATTCAATTTGCGCTGGATGCCTCTGCCGATTATATTATTCTTGACGGAAGAGGAGGAGGAACCGGAGCAGCACCTTTAATCTTTCGCAATAATATTTCTGTACCTACGATTCCAGCTTTGGCTCGAGCACGGAAATATCTTGATCAACGAAACAAAAAGGATGTGACTCTGATTGTTACAGGAGGGCTTCGAGTTCCTGATGATTTTATTAAAGCAATGGCGCTGGGAGCGGATGGTATCGCTTTGGCCAATTCTGCTATCCAATCCATTGGTTGTGTTGCCGCGCGAATGTGTCATACCAACAACTGTCCCGCGGGTGTTGCAACTCAAAATCCGGAATTACGGAAATTGATAAATGTGGATAAGTCAGCTCAACAATTGTTTAATTTTTTCACAGCTTCAACTCAATTGATGAAGGTTATGGCAAGGGCTTGTGGGCACCATCACCTGAATCAGTTTAATGAGAATGATATTACGACATGGAAAAAGGAGATGGCTGACTTGACCGGAATCAAATATGGGGGTATCAGATGA
- a CDS encoding TonB-dependent receptor, translated as MKKLILPLLYILILSGSVLAQKKAISGAVTDAQTGEVLPGVSVVIPGTTLGTITNQEGKFQLGIDRKYPLVELRFVGYQTKQVELGNQTILKVGLSPEQVGLNEVTIVGSRNRNRSVIETPTPVDIIPLEAVVQQSAQLELSQILNYVAPSFSSNRYTVQDGTDHVDPASLRGLGIDHVLVLINGKRRHSSSLVNNTLTAGRGSSGIDLNTIPTATIERIEVLRDGAAAQYGSDAIAGVINIVLKKNTDTVIASINTGQTYEGDGKQVQINSNYGIKVGESGFINLTGQYQKRGHTDRAALYTGAVYKTDGKGIFSEDFQEGDLSPFQSGTTLSAEEAASINTQNAITNNLTTEEEEALITKNGGRRRFSLKAGDSEAANAALFLNSGIPLNDKQELYVFGGINSRRGNSTGYYRLPNQSRNVSTIYPKGFLPEINARIIDASLSAGIRGEVGNWHVDLSNTYGTNSFRFIIGNTLNASMGTTSPTSFDAGRFQLTQNTINLDFDRYFDDILQGLNLALGAEYRNEIYRVSAGEEASYRNYGNVQVIEEFDGVNYLNENKTTNVFYGRPGGAQVFPGFQPKNEVDESRSNIALYADLELNFTKNFFISLAGRFEDYTDFGQTFNGKIASRYQLSPNFAVRGAFSTGFRAPSLQQRFFNNTATLFTQRNGEVVSSEVGTFRNDSRVAKLIGVPALKNESSVNYSTGLIWKLARGLDLTLDGYWIDVNNRILLSGNVSADEAKEPELYQILSSVNAGEAQLFANTVDTRTKGLDLILSYRKSFGENRLALTLAANFNETRVTDVHIPSSLKASKEEFFSREETARLETATPKSKINLGISYSYKRFFTQLNNVRFGSVTDRQGTEESPVDQTYSEKIVTDLSLGYHITDYLSLTIGANNIFNVYPDENREEYQSEGRFKYSRIVSQFGANGGYYFARLGFKI; from the coding sequence GGTTGAACTCGGAAATCAGACTATTCTTAAAGTAGGTCTGAGTCCGGAACAGGTTGGTTTAAACGAGGTCACAATTGTGGGGAGTCGTAATCGAAACCGATCAGTAATCGAAACGCCTACGCCGGTCGATATTATTCCACTTGAAGCAGTGGTTCAGCAGTCTGCCCAATTGGAATTGAGTCAGATTTTGAATTATGTAGCTCCTTCCTTTTCTTCGAATCGATACACGGTTCAGGATGGAACGGATCATGTTGATCCTGCTTCATTAAGAGGGCTGGGGATAGACCACGTGTTGGTTCTGATTAATGGGAAACGTCGACATTCGTCTTCACTTGTGAACAATACGCTTACTGCGGGGCGTGGTTCTTCGGGGATTGATTTAAACACAATTCCTACAGCAACTATAGAGCGCATCGAAGTGTTAAGAGATGGTGCTGCTGCTCAATATGGGTCTGATGCCATTGCTGGTGTTATTAATATTGTTCTTAAAAAAAATACTGACACGGTGATTGCTTCTATCAATACGGGTCAGACCTATGAAGGCGATGGCAAGCAAGTACAAATTAATTCCAATTATGGTATTAAAGTAGGAGAATCGGGTTTCATTAATCTTACCGGGCAGTATCAGAAAAGAGGGCATACCGATAGAGCGGCTTTGTATACGGGTGCGGTGTACAAAACTGATGGAAAAGGAATATTTAGTGAAGATTTTCAGGAAGGCGATTTGAGTCCATTCCAGTCTGGAACGACTTTATCTGCTGAGGAGGCTGCCAGTATTAATACACAAAATGCCATCACTAATAATTTAACGACTGAGGAAGAGGAGGCTTTAATTACTAAGAATGGCGGACGCAGACGATTCAGTCTTAAAGCAGGTGATTCAGAAGCCGCGAATGCAGCCTTGTTTCTTAATTCGGGGATTCCTTTGAATGATAAGCAAGAATTATATGTCTTTGGAGGAATCAATTCCCGTCGGGGAAACTCAACGGGGTATTATCGTTTGCCTAATCAATCGAGAAATGTGAGTACAATTTACCCGAAGGGTTTTCTGCCCGAAATTAATGCCAGAATTATTGATGCTTCTTTATCTGCAGGTATTCGCGGAGAAGTAGGGAATTGGCATGTGGATTTATCGAACACCTATGGCACCAATTCTTTCCGATTTATCATTGGAAACACCCTGAATGCATCTATGGGGACTACATCGCCTACAAGCTTTGATGCGGGGCGTTTTCAATTGACGCAGAATACAATTAATCTGGATTTCGATCGCTATTTTGATGATATTCTGCAAGGTCTGAATCTGGCATTGGGAGCCGAATACCGAAATGAAATTTATAGGGTGAGTGCTGGGGAAGAAGCTTCGTATCGTAATTATGGTAATGTACAGGTGATTGAAGAATTTGATGGTGTAAACTATCTGAATGAGAATAAGACAACGAATGTTTTCTACGGACGACCGGGTGGCGCTCAGGTATTCCCAGGGTTTCAGCCTAAGAATGAGGTGGATGAGTCTCGTTCAAATATTGCTCTTTACGCAGATTTGGAACTGAACTTTACGAAAAATTTCTTTATTTCTCTTGCAGGAAGATTTGAGGATTATACTGATTTTGGACAGACTTTTAATGGGAAAATTGCTTCTCGTTATCAGCTTAGCCCTAATTTCGCTGTGCGTGGAGCATTTAGTACAGGATTCAGAGCTCCCTCGCTTCAACAGCGTTTCTTTAATAATACAGCAACACTATTCACTCAAAGAAATGGTGAGGTTGTGAGTTCTGAGGTTGGGACCTTCAGAAACGATAGTCGGGTGGCTAAGTTGATTGGTGTTCCTGCATTGAAAAATGAGAGTTCGGTTAATTACAGCACGGGTTTAATATGGAAACTTGCCAGAGGCCTTGACCTGACTTTGGATGGTTATTGGATAGATGTGAACAATCGAATTTTACTTTCAGGTAATGTGAGTGCAGACGAGGCGAAGGAACCAGAATTGTACCAGATTCTGAGTTCGGTTAATGCAGGTGAAGCTCAATTGTTTGCCAATACCGTTGATACCCGAACCAAAGGTTTAGATTTGATTTTGTCTTATCGTAAAAGCTTTGGTGAGAATCGACTGGCTCTTACTTTAGCGGCCAATTTTAATGAAACCCGTGTGACTGATGTACACATTCCAAGCAGCTTAAAAGCCAGCAAGGAGGAATTTTTTAGTCGGGAAGAAACGGCACGTCTGGAGACAGCGACTCCTAAGAGTAAGATTAATCTTGGAATTAGCTATTCCTATAAACGCTTCTTTACTCAGTTGAATAATGTACGTTTCGGTTCGGTAACAGATAGACAAGGAACTGAGGAATCACCTGTTGATCAGACGTACTCTGAAAAAATTGTGACTGATTTGAGTTTGGGATATCATATAACGGATTATTTGAGTCTGACTATCGGAGCCAACAATATTTTTAATGTCTATCCGGATGAAAATAGGGAAGAATATCAAAGCGAAGGTCGTTTTAAGTATTCGCGTATTGTCAGTCAGTTTGGAGCAAATGGGGGATATTATTTTGCAAGACTTGGATTTAAAATTTAA